The genomic segment GAGCGTGGTGGCACACAGGGGGATTATCAGGAAATCGAGAAATTCTTTCAGGAAGCGAAAAGTAAGCTGACTGAAGAAGAGTACGCGGAGTTTTCGGCGATCATGAAGCAACTCATGGATCTGAAAATAAAGATTACGGATGAAAACGGGGTCATGCACGAGGATCAGCTGACTGCTGAGGAACGGAAGCAGTTTGAAGAGATACTCCCCCAAAAAGCTGCACCCTTTTTCGAAAAGGTGCGTGGCGACAAGTAACAAAAAAGAAAGGGACTATCCGGCTTGGATAGTCCCTTCTTGCATTTTTACATCTATTGCTCAGAAAGCGACAAGCTTGGGACTCCGTTCAAATCAAGCCCCTCAAACTGTCCTTTTTCATACTTGATAAAGCCTGCTGCCGCAATCATCGCAGCGTTGTCTGTGCATAACGAGAACGGAGGGATCACGAGAGGAATTCCTTCTGCCTCGCATCTCGCTTGCAGTCTCTCACGCAGTCCACGATTCGCCGCCACACCGCCAGCCAGCAATACCTGCTTCGCTCCATGAGAACGGGCTGCACGAATCGTCTTTTCTACGAGCACTTCCGTTACAGAGTCTTGGAAGCTCGCAGCCAGATTCGC from the Brevibacillus brevis genome contains:
- a CDS encoding DUF3600 domain-containing protein translates to MSIDKQLRDELLQHAESLKTPPEIESRVYLSYQNDFLQKKGRLFMKKRLVSGIIAVAILIPTAALATPYLADQIFGSSQTIIERGGTQGDYQEIEKFFQEAKSKLTEEEYAEFSAIMKQLMDLKIKITDENGVMHEDQLTAEERKQFEEILPQKAAPFFEKVRGDK